A single region of the Alphaproteobacteria bacterium genome encodes:
- a CDS encoding flagellin has translation MVQGLSINTNSGAMVALEQLSLTQKRLQKTQLRITTGLKVNGPKDDAATFQIATRLRGDIAGTNAVKIALANGEAVTNVAISGGKAIADLLVEMKAKVVQANQAGLDSASRTALQNDFKALRDQLDTIVATAEFNSVNLISSGATATSVLSTAEGSTITVSAQAMASSSLGIASTDLSTSAGASTALTAIDSAITSVADKLAALGAVAKRIEVQTDFTTSLVNILTEGLGNLVDADLAQESATLQALQIQQQLGVQSLAIANAGPQTILGLFQ, from the coding sequence ATGGTTCAAGGACTGTCTATCAACACGAACTCCGGCGCCATGGTCGCGTTGGAGCAGCTCTCTTTGACGCAAAAGAGACTGCAAAAGACTCAGCTCCGGATTACCACGGGTCTGAAAGTCAACGGCCCCAAAGACGACGCCGCAACCTTTCAGATTGCGACGCGGCTTCGGGGCGACATTGCCGGCACCAACGCGGTAAAAATTGCGTTGGCGAACGGTGAGGCCGTGACCAACGTTGCGATCTCGGGCGGCAAAGCGATTGCCGACCTGTTGGTCGAAATGAAGGCGAAGGTCGTTCAGGCCAATCAGGCAGGTCTTGATTCTGCGTCGCGTACCGCGTTGCAGAACGACTTCAAGGCGTTGCGCGATCAGCTCGACACGATCGTGGCAACCGCTGAGTTCAACTCGGTCAACCTGATCAGCTCGGGAGCGACGGCGACGTCGGTCCTTAGTACGGCTGAAGGCAGCACGATTACGGTGAGTGCCCAAGCAATGGCTTCGTCCTCGCTCGGGATTGCCTCAACGGATCTTTCTACCAGTGCTGGCGCCTCTACGGCGCTTACCGCAATCGATTCTGCGATCACTTCAGTCGCGGACAAGCTTGCAGCTCTCGGTGCCGTCGCGAAGCGGATCGAGGTTCAAACCGACTTTACCACATCTCTCGTCAACATCTTGACCGAAGGTCTTGGCAACTTGGTCGACGCCGACCTTGCCCAAGAATCGGCCACTTTGCAGGCGTTGCAGATCCAGCAGCAGCTTGGCGTGCAGTCGCTCGCCATTGCCAACGCGGGTCCGCAGACCATCCTGGGACTCTTCCAGTAA